The following is a genomic window from Sulfitobacter pontiacus.
GGATCAGGTTAATCTTGGCAGGGATACCTCGGATCAGCTCTATCAAACGGTGCGCATCTGCGTCTGAATCGTTCACACCATCCAGCATCACATATTCAAACGTGATCCGTTCAGAATTGCTGACCTTAGGATAGGCCCGCAGCGCCTCTATCAGCTCTGCGATGTTCCAGCGTTTGTTGATCGGCACCAGCTTGTTACGCACCTCATCCGTGGTCGCGTGGAACGACACAGCTAACTGACAGCCGATTTCCTCGGCTGTACGTGCGATCTCTGGCACTACACCCGAAGTCGATAGGGTGATCCGGCGGCGTGACAGCTGGATGCCCTCGGGGTCCATTGCGATCTTCATCGCGTCGCGCACGTTTTCAAAGTTATACAGCGGCTCGCCCATGCCCATCAGGACGATGTTGGACAACAACCGCGGTGCCTCTGAGATGGTCCCGGGCACGGGCCATTCACCCAGATCATCCCGCGCCACCATCACTTGCCCGATGATCTCGGCCGCAGTCAGGTTGCGCACAAGTTTCTGCGTACCGGTGTGGCAGAAGGAACACGTCAGGGTACACCCAACCTGCGAGCTGACACATAGCGTGCCGCGGCCTTCTTCGGGGATATACACCACTTCGACCTCATGACCGCCCGCGATG
Proteins encoded in this region:
- the rlmN gene encoding 23S rRNA (adenine(2503)-C(2))-methyltransferase RlmN is translated as MSATAPITQDVMTIPRKQAEGPMNLVGLTRDAMRAALIAEGTPEKQAKMRVGQIWQWIYQWGTRDFADMTNLSKAFRAELAEKFVIEVPEVVTKQVSEDGTRKYLVRIAGGHEVEVVYIPEEGRGTLCVSSQVGCTLTCSFCHTGTQKLVRNLTAAEIIGQVMVARDDLGEWPVPGTISEAPRLLSNIVLMGMGEPLYNFENVRDAMKIAMDPEGIQLSRRRITLSTSGVVPEIARTAEEIGCQLAVSFHATTDEVRNKLVPINKRWNIAELIEALRAYPKVSNSERITFEYVMLDGVNDSDADAHRLIELIRGIPAKINLIPFNEWPGAPYKRSSNNRIRAFSEIVYQAGYASPVRKPRGEDIMAACGQLKSATERERKSRKQIEADAGM